One Rhinoraja longicauda isolate Sanriku21f chromosome 21, sRhiLon1.1, whole genome shotgun sequence genomic region harbors:
- the tfap4 gene encoding transcription factor AP-4, whose translation MEYFVVPTQKVSSFQEFRKSEKEVIGGLCSLANIPLSQESQRDQERRIRREIANSNERRRMQSINAGFQSLKTLIPHTDGEKLSKAAILQQTAEYIFSLEQEKTRLLQQNSQLKRFIQEYSGSSPKRRRAEDKDEGIGSPDVWEDEKLEDLKREMIELRQQLDKERSVRMMLEEQVRSLEAHVYPEKLKAIAQHVQLQQQHLEQSKVLQQGELQDLEPRHMTQLLPAHIIPAPTHHPTVIVQTPPPLPSHQVTVVTMGPSSVINSSSTTSRQNLDTIVQAIQHIEGTQERPEEEQQRVVIVQPSRAWSDTESDREENEATENGELSKEKGPAERVLP comes from the exons ATGGAATATTTCGTGGTGCCCACTCAGAAGGTATCTTCATTCCAGGAATTCAGGAAGAGTGAGAAAGAAGTGATAGGAGGTCTCTGTAG CTTGGCTAACATTCCACTGTCCCAGGAATCTCAGAGAGACCAGGAGAGGAGGATACGAAGAGAGATTGCTAACAGCAATGAGCGACGTCGAATGCAAAGCATCAACGCTGGCTTTCAGTCCCTGAAGACACTCATCCCACACACAGATGGCGAGAAACTCAGCAAG GCAGCCATTTTGCAGCAAACTGCCGAATATATATTCTCGCTCGAACAGGAGAAGACCCGGCTACTTCAACAGAACTCGCAGCTGAAGCGTTTCATTCAG GAGTACAGTGGCTCCTCTCCCAAACGGAGGCGTGCAGAGGATAAAGACGAAGGAATTGGCTCCCCTGATGTGTGGGAGGATGAGAAGCTGGAGGACCTGAAACGGGAGATGATCGAACTGAGGCAGCAGCTGGATAAGGAGCGCTCGGTCAGGATGATGCTGGAGGAACAG GTTCGCTCGCTGGAGGCCCACGTGTACCCCGAGAAGCTAAAGGCCATCGCGCAACACGTACAGCTGCAACAGCAGCACCTGGAACAGTCTAAGGTGCTTCAGCAGGGCGAGCTGCAGGACCTTGAACCCCGACACATGACACAG CTGCTGCCGGCACACATCATCCCAGCACCAACCCACCACCCCACTGTTATTGTGCAGACTCCACCTCCGCTGCCTTCGCACCAAGTCACTGTGGTGACGATGGGACCTTCCTCAGTCATCAACAGCTCCTCCACCACATCAAGACAGAACCTCGACACCATTGTGCAG GCGATCCAGCACATTGAGGGCACTCAGGAGAGGCCAGAAGAGGAGCAGCAACGAGTAGTGATTGTCCAGCCCAGCCGAGCTTGGTCTGATACTGAGTCAGATAGGGAGGAGAATGAAGCAACAGAGAATGGAGAGCTGAGCAAGGAGAAGGGGCCCGCAGAGAGGGTGCTCCCGTGA